In the Streptomyces coeruleoprunus genome, GAACATCGCCCTGGCCGGCACCGCCGCCGCCTACAGCTGGTCCCGGACCCTCTCCGAGGGCATGTCGGGAGCCGACGTGAAGGAGCTCCAGATCCGTATCGCGGGCTGGGCCTACGACACGCCGAAGCAGACGTACGTGTCGCTCGACGGCGACTTCGGGCCCGGCACCAAGGCCGCGCTGATCCGCTTCCAGAAGGCGTACGGCCTGTCCCAGGACGGCGTCGCCGGGCCGCAGACCTTCGCCGCGCTCAACGCCCTGGAGAGCTCCGACGGTTCGACCGCGCACTTCGACTGGTCCGAGTTCCACAGCAAGGACGGGTCCGGCTTCACGGGCGGCAGGGTCGCCGAGGCCACCGTCAAGGAGAACGTCCGCCGCAACATGTACAAGCTGGAGGCGCTGCGCAAGAAGGCCGGCGGCCGGTCGATCACGGTCAACTCCGGCTTCCGCAGCACCGCCCACAACGCGAAGGTCGGCGGCGCGTCCAACTCGATGCACGTGTACGGCATCGCCGCCGACATCGTCGTGTCGGGCCTGACCACCTACCAGACGTACAAGATCGCCGAGACGTGCGGCTATTCGGGCCTGGAGGCGTACACGCACTCCTGGCAGCACGTCGACAGCCGGATGGAGTACCCGTACGACGCCCAGTCCTGGTGGTGGGAGAGCGGCATCGTGCTGTAAGAGAGGCACGGCGAACGGCCCCCGAAGCGCGAGGCTCCGGGG is a window encoding:
- a CDS encoding D-Ala-D-Ala carboxypeptidase family metallohydrolase, with the protein product MSSTHLSRRGLLRYGAGALAATGLAVTANIALAGTAAAYSWSRTLSEGMSGADVKELQIRIAGWAYDTPKQTYVSLDGDFGPGTKAALIRFQKAYGLSQDGVAGPQTFAALNALESSDGSTAHFDWSEFHSKDGSGFTGGRVAEATVKENVRRNMYKLEALRKKAGGRSITVNSGFRSTAHNAKVGGASNSMHVYGIAADIVVSGLTTYQTYKIAETCGYSGLEAYTHSWQHVDSRMEYPYDAQSWWWESGIVL